GTGTTGGGGAAGCACCTCTCGGTAAGAAACGGATGGGATTCAGGCAATGGTCAAACACAAGCAAACATGACGGCATCGTCTTCTTTTAACCCTTCGATCGCGTTTGAAATGGATTCCCACAGAAAGATACGTCGAGTTAAGATATGGATTCAAATAACATGAAAGTTATATAGATCCGACCGACCTCTACTAATGTTTATTCGGcttctttaattattatttttattaaattaaaaattgattggGGATGGAAATAATTTTAATCGTTATATTAAGCATTAGTTCGATGATGATTGCTGGATTTATCATATGAATTATGTAGTAGCACTGTTCTGCGTCTCCGATTATGATATTGGATGGCGTAGTTGAGGAGAATAAATGGGGAAGCGGGAAACATTGGTCGACGCGAAAACAAGTGAAAGTATTCTGCCACCGATAACAATAAGTATGAACAGTGGTCGGATAGTTTTGGACTCGATTTCAGAGTGTGTCGTTGACGGGTGTCTGAGATCCCGCAAGTGCCTCGATCCGTTTAGGGGTTTGCTTGATATGGAAGACTAGATTTGCACGCTGTGGAGGACGACGGTCTCGATGGAGAGGCCCGGgccgaagccgaggagcacgcccCAGTCGAGACCGTCGCCGGTGGTGGCTTGGCCCGCCGCCGCCGACCGCTTCCGCATCTCGTCCAGGATGAAGAGAACCGTGGCGCTCTGCATGTTTCCGTACTCGCTGAGCACGTGGCGAGTCGCCCCGAGGCGGTCCTTGTGCAGCTCCAGCCGCGCCTCCACCTGGTCCAGGATGGCTCGCCCGCCTGGGTGCACCACCCAGAACAGCTGGTTCCAGTCCGACAGGCCGAGCGGCGCGAACGCCGCCGCCAGGCTCTGCTCGATGTTGCTGGCGATGATGGTCGGCAGCTGGCTCTTGAGGTGGAAGGTGAGGCCGACCTCCCGGAGGTGGCCCCCCACCGCCTCCGCGCTCTCCGGGAGCATCACCTGCGACGCCGACGCCACCTCGAAGATGGGCCTTTCGACCCCCTCGACCGGGTCCGCCCCCACGACGAGCGCCGCCGCCCCGTCGCCGAATAGGGCCTGCACGATGAGGCTCTCCATGTGGGCGGCGTCGGGGCCGCGGTAGGAGAGCACGGTGATCTCGGAGCAGACGGCAAGCACACGGGCGCCGCGGTTGTTCTCCGCGAGGTCCTTGGCGACGCGGAGCGCCGTGCCGCCGGCGTGGCAGCCGACGTTGTAGAGCATGACGCGGCTGACGGACATGGGCAGGCCAAGGAGCTTGAGGAGCTGGAGATCGGAACCGGGCATGTCGACGCCGCTGGCGGAGCAGAAGACGAGGTGGGTGATGTCCGACTTGGGGCGCCCCCACTCCTTGATGGCCTTGGCGGCGGCCTCCTTGGCCAGCTCCGGCACTGCGGTCACCACGATCTCCTGACGCGCGTCGAAGGAGGGCGCCATGGGAGCCAACAGGCTCGGGTTCTCCCTCAGGATCTCCTCTGTCAGATACAAGTGCCGCTTCTTGATCGCCGCCTTGTCACCTATACGATACCCGCATCATTCAGACACACACATAAACGAACAGCTCAAATATGATGATTCGGAGGGCAACGAAACGAAAAAAGGATGAACTCTCGAGGACGAGCGCGTCTTACAGATGCGTCTGAACTTGGCTTTGAGATCCTGCAAGTGCTCCGAGTTGGTGACCCGAAAGTAGAAGTCAGGATAAGCGCTCTGGTCGATGACGTTGCTGGGGTTCGCGGTGCCGATGGCCAAGATCGTCGCCGGGCCGTCGGCGCTCTGCGTCGTGCGGAAGCCGTTCGTGCACTCCATGGCGGGCCGGAGGGCAGGAAGACAGGGAAGCGAGGTGCGAAAGACGGCCACCGGAGTAGACTCTTGGCGAGGATGGATGCCGAGATATGCCAGTAATATAGCGCGTATATATAGACCTCAAGTGCATCTCCGGAGCAAATATTAGCACGCATGCGTGATGAACAGAAATGGGTGGAGTGGGCGACGGCCTGAGACTGTGCATTGCGATGCTGACTCTAGTCAATCGCAGACGGTCGACGTTGGCAGGGCCCATTATTTCGATCCACCAACCGTATGTGAGGTGGATCTGAAATGAATACCGTATGGTATTTCCATTCCGTATGTCTTGTTTCCATTTTCCATTGATCCCAAAAAATGAAGCTTCGTATCTAATTATTGTAGGAGACGGGAAAGAGACAACGAGGGTTgggttacggacatgtaggaaggTGCGTCGTGTGACCCTCGACCTCGAATGAAGTTGTCCTCATCGGAGGCCAAAAGGTTATCTTCATGTGGTTGGTGACCTAACATTTACGTTCCGCTCGGTGGCTCAGTCCGGGTTACCGGGTGGGTGGGGGCGCGGGTCGACCGCCGTGCGCTCGACCACGCCGTGGATTCCACGTGACGACATGACATGACCTATCGGCCGGAATCGACCACCTGGTAAGACTGAACGGTCGAGATGCGTGCACGTCCAACGTCGTCATCCTGACGCGAGACTGACATCAGACGGCCATCGACGTAGAGTGGGTGAGCGAGGACATGGGGGTGGGGTCCGCAGTCGGTATCGGGGCCACGAACCTTACGCGATATAGATCACGTATGTATCAGATGGAAGATGGACCGTAAGTCACACGTCATTCTTCTCTTGGCTTTGGACCCACATAATCGTAGATTCTTTCCGTTCATCGATCAATCTCTCTTATGTCAGTAATAATTTTAACTACTATTTAACTGGATCGATTTGGATGGTGTGAAAAGATAATTAGATTCAATTGTGACCACAGCTGCGGTACGAATGACGATCCAAAAAAACGCTTCATGGTTTCATGGGCTCAATTGTATCTCATTCCGTCCACATCTTTTCTTACTCCAAATGAGTCGGTCCTCGCACTCGTGCTGGGTCTTAGGTACAAGACTGACAATACAACATGGCAGGGGTGTCAACGTGTCGATCCACGACCCATTCGTCAACGTGGCGAGAGCTCGATGAATCTGgaagaagaaaatatattatttgttcACATTGGTTGGTTCGAATTGATTGCGAGAAACGTCAAGTTTGATGGCTCGAGAAAGTGAGTGGGTCCTGCAACATATAATTCAACACCGCTAGACTTGTTTGGGTTCACTACAGTCAAAAGCCAACCGCTTCGCTTTCTTCCAACCAACCCTTAGTGCGACGCGCCAAAAGAACAGAAGCCACAGGAGGAAGACGACACGAGTCCATAAAGCCAGTCCGATACCGACGGGCAGCTCTACGATTTGTGTTCACCGTTAATCCGCTGATGATGATCCCACCTCACCCTCCCTCCCCTTTGAATTCAGCTTTAATCTATGGACGATATGTGATGTGGTAGGTGAAGCTCTTTGTTTATCGTTGGCTTTTTCTCTGGTGGCGAGCGCATGTCATCTTTCATCTTTGTTTCCGGTCAACTACACCAACCATGATCTCGGACTCgcgaccttctctctctctctctctctctctctctctctctctctctttctgtggTGGGGATGCGGTAATTGGGTTGCAATCTGGCCGAATTAGACCCGGCCCAATTAAACTGAGCCCAAGTTGCGATTTCGGACGAATCCATCACGCGTGCCAATGAAGAGTGTTTTGTTGGTAAAGACAGGAACAAGAGAAATGAGAGAGTGATTCTTCGGATGGTCAAATCTGAATTCGAGTCAATGACCGTCCGTGCATGGCTTAACCCGAGATGGAGAAAGGTGACACGCACGACACAGCGGACTTATATCCCTGAGACATGCGCAACACTACGGAATGAGTCGTGTAGAGAATTGCGATCACGTAGCTGACCAGAAAGCCAGATGGCCTTATTTGTTCGAGTATTTGCGATAACATTCTCCGCAATCCGAGCAATTTCTCGAGTCCAATAGACGTGTCGATCGACATATCAGTGGCCTcggattttctctctctctctctctctctctctctctctctctctctctctctctctctccttccttctTCCCAAGGACCTCCCGTTTCTTCTTGTACAGTTGAGATATGCCTCCTAGAGGCTACGCTCTGGTGTTCTTCTTCTGGGCTCTGCTCGCCATCATCACCCCAACTCTTGTTGTATGGTCAGCATCAGCAAAACAAAGTTATGATCCCATAGGTACGAGGCATTTTTCTTGAAGATTTGTTCACAttggaatgagtttttttttttctgatttggcTGCATTAAAACAAACTGTAGTTTCCATCTTTTACGTGGCAGGAGTAGTAAGAACGTCGAAACCTTTTAACTGTATGATTTCACTTCGTAGAGAAACTAATTTCTCCTCCATTTCATCTGATATCAGAGGCGTCATATGATGTGAAGGTGAGCAGGAGAACGATGGGCATTACAGAGACTGGCCAGTCGAAGAACACCACAGCGAGGACAACGGTACGAGCTCCAAGACTAGCGCCAGCTCCAGCTCCAGCTCCAGCTCCTTTGACAGGGAATGACACAAGCAGCTGACGGACATCAGTTATCTGATCGTGTTTTCGAGGAATCAATAAAGAGAATGGATGCCAATGAAGTGAAACCGGTGGATGAAGCACTCATATCTTTTCTGCATTTGGGGTTGCATGACGGCTGATTGATCTGCTAATTAACACGATGATGGACTTCTACATTACCTTCGAACTATGTGTTCTGTTTTCTTCCCCGCAATAATTGTCGGTGATGCTTTGTGTAGCACTTGTTGTGCTTATCCCAGGGACGAATTTGCGTCGGTACACTGCTAAACACCACAAGTGGAATCAATCCCGTGAATTTAATCTCAGAAATGGTTTTCGTTTGTCAATCGTGAACTGTTCATTTGTGTTCCTAAGGGAGATTTATGATCGAGTGAGAATAACTCAATATCTTAATTTTACCGTGTATAATTATCGAATCACAGTATCAACTACTGTACGCGGGAGTAAATTGGACGACCATATACGATCCTTCGCTTTCTGGCCAATTTAATGATAGATAATTCGAGAGCATTCTATGGTGCGCAGCGAGGAGCAGAAATTGAAGCCACGAGCAGCTAAACGGAACAAAGCGCCTTATTAATTTAGTATTCTGGGAAGGAGGACAACAAAATTATTTAGCGGCGATGGCGCTCGAACAAGAAAGAGGAAGAACAGCGGGCAACATACGGCCATTACAGCACGGGGCACAAGAAAAGCATCAACCACACCACACACTCATCGAACCCTCCAAGCCAAGCTGCCTACGTTGTTGACCGGCTGGTAGCCACCGACGACGACGTGCTCTCACAGGAAACGGTTCAGGAATTCGTCAACGGTGGTGTACTTGACGTCAGGGAACAGCGCCGTGGCCTCCACGCCGAAAGATGGCTCGATCTCGAAGTTGGTGTGGTCACCCTTCACAAAGGCGGAGTGGCAAATAGAGAGCATGACGTTGAGAGGGATTGGCGCCTCTGAAAGAGAGAAGCAATTGGGTTAGCAGACGGGCTTACAGGTCATGGAAGTATTACGCACAGAAAGGAAGTTCCTAAGCACCTTGGATCTGCTTCAGGACTTCTTCCTCCGGGACGTAGACCCTCTCGAAGGTCTTGCCGACCTTCTTCTCCCAGAGGGAAATGAGCTCGTTATGAGACAAGATGTTGGCGGAAGGTCTCAGATATAGAACCTTGTTCAGGGTTCTCGGATCATCCACTGCTTTAATTGTGTATGTCCCGATGTCGTCTTCATTGAGAAAGATCGCTGTTGTAGGAGGAAAAAAAACGCCATTAAATAAGAGATGGCCATATATTTTACATCTTTCAAAAGAAGACGAAGAGGAATTCACGCCATACCTTTTGTGTTCCCGTCACCTAAGATGACAACCTTGTCCGTGGGAGGACCAGTGGCTCCTGCCTGTCCTAATACCGGGAGGAAATACCCACCGAAGAAGTTGGAAGATACAAAGGTGTAAGGGATACCCGATGCCTCAACAGCCCTTCTGATTTGTTGCTTGACGACAAAGGTCGACTTTGCTGGCTCCACAGCATGGCTTCGGTCTACGTCGTTGCCAAACTCCGATGGAAGGTACCTCTGCGAACTCACCCATGATGCAAACATTCAGCTTGAAACTTTTAGGAGGAGGAAGCCACATTTTGATGTGCATTCCGTAGTTCAAATCAACATCTTTGATATTTAATATGGAATGTTTGGTATCTACCGCAACAATGGTAATAATTCCTACCCAATTCATTGTGATGTTGCTCTGGTTTATTCCATTAGCTGATAGTGTTCAACAATACGGCAATAAATTTTCTACCTTATAATACATCAAGAAACAAAAGCAGCCCCAAAATTGGACTAAAAGATCATCTTCAATTCAAAAAACATCAAGTAAAAGGCTAACGTCAGTCATCCTAAGAGGATTTATATCATAATCTGTTCAACACTATTTACTCTTAATTCTTGAGGGGTTTAGGAATTCAAGTGTGTGCAAAATCATTCACCCCTTAAGAGGACAGGGAATGACAAAAATAattcttctttctattttcttTGTTTCCCCAACAATTTCAGAGTAATAAATTATGGAGATTATGGCACATATCTTTGGATTTAGATCAGATCCTGTTCGGGACAGGGCTTTTCTACCTCCCCTGTCCCCCCCTCCTCCTTGCCAACATCCTTCCCCTTTCCGATTACTACCGATTGCATCGTAGATTAAAATAATTGTAGAGGAGGAAAAAGGGGCACCTTGATGTGTCCTCCGGCTTCTTTGATGGCGTCGATGATCTTGGTCTGATCACTCAGCTGCCCGAAGCCGACGGGGGAGATGACCACATCCACCAGCTTGATCGCCTTAACCAGACTCTCGTGGTTATATATATCCCCCTATCGATCAGACGACAGGACGAAGCTCTCATCAGAAAAAGGGCTCccggagggagaagaagaggagcgcGGTGTGGTGCGGTCGGCATCAACTTTACCTGGACGAGGGTGACGCCGGCGGCCTGGAAGTCGCTCAGGAGCTTGGCCTTCTCGGGTTGGCCGGCGGGGGCGGTGGTGCTCCGGACGAGAGCGAAGGTAGGGTTACCTAACCT
This Musa acuminata AAA Group cultivar baxijiao chromosome BXJ1-2, Cavendish_Baxijiao_AAA, whole genome shotgun sequence DNA region includes the following protein-coding sequences:
- the LOC103975557 gene encoding phenylpropanoylacetyl-CoA synthase translates to MECTNGFRTTQSADGPATILAIGTANPSNVIDQSAYPDFYFRVTNSEHLQDLKAKFRRICDKAAIKKRHLYLTEEILRENPSLLAPMAPSFDARQEIVVTAVPELAKEAAAKAIKEWGRPKSDITHLVFCSASGVDMPGSDLQLLKLLGLPMSVSRVMLYNVGCHAGGTALRVAKDLAENNRGARVLAVCSEITVLSYRGPDAAHMESLIVQALFGDGAAALVVGADPVEGVERPIFEVASASQVMLPESAEAVGGHLREVGLTFHLKSQLPTIIASNIEQSLAAAFAPLGLSDWNQLFWVVHPGGRAILDQVEARLELHKDRLGATRHVLSEYGNMQSATVLFILDEMRKRSAAAGQATTGDGLDWGVLLGFGPGLSIETVVLHSVQI
- the LOC135606710 gene encoding phenylcoumaran benzylic ether reductase Pyrc5-like, with translation MASEKSKILIIGGTGYIGKFIVFASARLGNPTFALVRSTTAPAGQPEKAKLLSDFQAAGVTLVQGDIYNHESLVKAIKLVDVVISPVGFGQLSDQTKIIDAIKEAGGHIKRYLPSEFGNDVDRSHAVEPAKSTFVVKQQIRRAVEASGIPYTFVSSNFFGGYFLPVLGQAGATGPPTDKVVILGDGNTKAIFLNEDDIGTYTIKAVDDPRTLNKVLYLRPSANILSHNELISLWEKKVGKTFERVYVPEEEVLKQIQEAPIPLNVMLSICHSAFVKGDHTNFEIEPSFGVEATALFPDVKYTTVDEFLNRFL